The segment CTATCCACCAGCGCAGTATTTTGTGATAGTGCAATATCTGACTGAACAGCTACTTTGTGATTAGAAGCATTTGAATGTTTCGTTTCTGTATTAGAAACTGTGGATGTATTTTTTTCTTTTTGCTCAATTTGTGATTTTAAAGTGGCAAGTTCAGTTGTTTTAGAAGAAAGCGCATTAACAAGATCTTCATTATTTTTTTTTAATTCTTCATTACGCTGATAAATATCTTCATTTTTACGTTGTAATGTATCCAATGCTTCTTCCATCATTGCAAGCCGCTGGCTAAGTGCTGATGCATTCTGATGAGTCGATGGATCTTCTAACTCAGAATTTTCAAAGGATTTTTTTTTAGCGGGATCCCTATCTTCTGTAGAAGATAATATTTTGAGTGGTTTTCTGTTTGTAAAATCTGCTTGTGCTGTTTTAATAAGCCCGCCATCAGCAGCAGTCACTTCTGTAGATTCCTCAAATGATGTTTCTTTAGCAATACGTGATTTAGCTTCGGCAGAAGAAGCTATCTTAATTTCTTCTTGCGTAGGTAAATTTATGTACTCACCTACAATAATTTGATTTATATTATTATTAACAAAGACATGAGGATTTTTCTGGTAAATCGCTAAGACACCTTGAGAGACAGTATAGGAAGAACCTGACACTAATTTATTAGCAATTTGCCACAGAGTATCTTCTTCTTTAATAGGCCCATACTCTTTTCCAAAGCTCAATGTAGCAGCGATTGTTCTCGCCCCTATTTGGCCTGCCTTTGCTACAGCAGCAGTTGGTCTGGGTGCAACAGATGAGTAACTATCTTTATAGTATGGCTGAGGCGCTGCGTCTTGCGGATCTAATAAAACGGTATATTGGCGTACTATTTTTCCTGTTGGCCATGCAACATTGAGTAATAGATCGACGACTGGATCTTTAATTGGATTTCGAGAATGTATCTGAATAACCCCAATATCTTCAGATTTTTTGACAACGGAAAATTTTAAATCGGACAACCAAGGCGCTCTGTAAATACCTGCTTTTGTGAATAAATTTGGATCTGCTAAGGTGATTTTAATTTGAGTTTCATCCAAATCACCTAAATTATTCAATGGAATATCTGCATTCAAAGGCTGATTTAAGTTTGATCTAATATGGATAGGTCCTATCCCCAGCGCATAGCTATGCAATGGCGCAGCCAACATAGATAGCAGCAATAAAGCTAAAGTTTTGCTCTTTAGCTTATTTGTAAGTGCTGCACTTTGTTGCTCATTTGACTGATGACAATTTTCCATGTGTAATCTAACCAGCTTGGTAAATTAAGATCCATTCAATTTGATAATAGAACTATAAATAGTCTCTTACCACACTTTCTGCAATCTGAACGCTATTTAATGCTGCGCCTTTGCGAATATTATCTGCCACAACCCAAAGGTTTAATCCATTTGAGCATGATATATCTTCTCTTATCCTACCAACAAATACAGAATCCTTTCCAGCAGCATCTATGACAGGTGTTGGGTAGCCTTTTGCCTTATTTGCATGCTTAACTTTGATACCTGGTGCTTTTTCTAGTAATTGCACTGCCTGAGCAGCACTTATTTTTTCCTTGGTTTCAATGCTAATGGCTTCGCTGTGCCCATAGAAAACAGGCACTCTCACTGCCGTGGGATTTACCTGTATTGTATTATCATCCAATATTTTTTGTGTTTCCCAAACCATTTTCATTTCTTCACGGGTGTAGCCATTTTCTAAAAATTCGTCAATCTGAGGGATCAAATTGAAAGCAATTTGTAGTGGGTAAACTTGTGATTTAATCGGTTGACCATTCAATAAAGCAGCTGTTTGCCCTGCCAATTCTTCAATTGCTTTTTTCCCCGTGCCAGAAACAGATTGATAGGTTGCTACATTAATTCTGGTAATACCCACAGCGTCATAAATTGGTTTTAATGCCATCAGCATTTGGATGGTTGAACAATTTGGATTCGCAATGATATTTTTATTCTTATATTCTGCTATTTTCTCAGGATTCACCTCTGGGATTACTAAAGGAACAGCGGAGTCATAACGAAATTGCGAAGTATTATCAATGACAATCACACCCTTAGCCGCTGCTTTTGGAGCATATTCTTCAGATATTTTTCCACCCGCTGAAAACAATGCAACCTGAACTTTAGAAAAATCAAATTCGCTTAAATCCTCAACCATCAAACTACGATTGCGAAATTTCATTCGCTTGCCTTTAGATCGTTCACTTGCCAAGAGATATACTTTTTCACAAGGAAAATTTCTTTCTTCTAATATCTCTATC is part of the Candidatus Berkiella cookevillensis genome and harbors:
- a CDS encoding aspartate-semialdehyde dehydrogenase; the protein is MIKQIDLAIVGATGVVGQAMIEILEERNFPCEKVYLLASERSKGKRMKFRNRSLMVEDLSEFDFSKVQVALFSAGGKISEEYAPKAAAKGVIVIDNTSQFRYDSAVPLVIPEVNPEKIAEYKNKNIIANPNCSTIQMLMALKPIYDAVGITRINVATYQSVSGTGKKAIEELAGQTAALLNGQPIKSQVYPLQIAFNLIPQIDEFLENGYTREEMKMVWETQKILDDNTIQVNPTAVRVPVFYGHSEAISIETKEKISAAQAVQLLEKAPGIKVKHANKAKGYPTPVIDAAGKDSVFVGRIREDISCSNGLNLWVVADNIRKGAALNSVQIAESVVRDYL